The Papaver somniferum cultivar HN1 chromosome 3, ASM357369v1, whole genome shotgun sequence genome includes a region encoding these proteins:
- the LOC113359339 gene encoding uncharacterized protein LOC113359339 has product MVIIKELEEIEFITNNEELEEYMMNNEEMDEIDFITNNEEMEEYLMNNEELEEMEFSMNNEEMEEMDLNPCFPETITHVGESDVPTRNKKNLTNEQRLDIFHFLLKESKKGRPQKRSVPMAAQLFSTSESTVKRIWKRGKDCEAKKLPFDVSSRNPTRVRPKPKKVDFSKIMEIPLRRRTTIRSIAEALNMPKSTVHRYVKKGAIKKHTNAIKPAFTVDTKKARLEFCLGMLDLIPYKDNMMTKPMYDVIHIDEKWFFMTKATENYYLHPEETEPYRTCQSKIFIKKVMFLAAVARPRFDEFGNEVFNGKIGIFPFVTKEAAKRTSKNRPAGTLEDKPIESVNKDITRACLINKLLPAIREKWPNYNGETIYIQQDNAKPHVKVDDEEFLKEAAKEGFDIRLRFQPSQSPDMNVLDLGFFRSIQSLQHKEAPTTVGELLSAVDKHLMNYGHKL; this is encoded by the coding sequence ATGGTGATAATCAAGGAGCTGGAGGAAATAGAGTTCATTACGAACAACGAAGAACTGGAGGAGTACATGATGAACAACGAGGAGATGGATGAGATTGATTTCATCACAAACAACGAAGAAATGGAGGAGTACCTGATGAACAACGAAGAGCTGGAGGAGATGGAGTTCAGTATGAACAACGAAGAGATGGAGGAGATGGATTTAAACCCTTGTTTTCCAGAAACAATCACACATGTAGGAGAATCAGATGTTCCAACCAGAAATAAAAAGAATCTCACAAATGAACAACGTCTAGATATTTTCCATTTCTTATTGAAGGAGAGTAAGAAGGGACGACCGCAAAAACGCTCAGTCCCAATGGCAGCGCAACTATTTTCAACATCAGAATCTACAGTAAAACGTATATGGAAACGAGGAAAAGATTGTGAAGCAAAGAAATTACCTTTTGACGTGTCTTCACGAAATCCAACCAGAGTTCGTCCTAAACCCAAGAAGGTTGATTTCAGCAAGATAATGGAAATACCATTGCGAAGACGCACCACCATAAGATCCATTGCCGAAGCTTTGAACATGCCCAAGTCAACTGTCCATAGATACGTCAAGAAAGGAGCGATTAAAAAACACACGAACGCAATAAAACCAGCCTTCACAGTGGACACGAAGAAAGCACGGTTAGAATTCTGTTTGGGAATGCTTGATCTTATCCCTTACAAGGATAATATGATGACCAAGCCCATGTATGATGTTATACACATAGATGAGAAGTGGTTTTTTATGACAAAAGCAACAGAGAATTACTACCTTCATCCGGAAGAAACCGAACCATATCGTACATGCCAAAGTAAAATATTCATTAAAAAGGTAATGTTTTTGGCAGCAGTAGCTCGTCCTAGATTTGATGAGTTCGGAAATGAAGTTTTTAATGGAaagataggtatatttccttTTGTAACAAAGGAGGCAGCAAAACGAACGAGCAAAAATCGTCCGGCTGGAACACTTGAAGATAAACCAATTGAATCTGTGAACAAAGACATTACAAGAGCTTGTTTGATTAACAAATTGTTACCAGCCATTCGGGAAAAGTGGCCAAACTACAATGGGGAAACTATATACATCCAACAAGATAATGCAAAACCACATGTTAAAGTGGATGATGAAGAATTTTTAAAAGAAGCGGCAAAAGAAGGTTTTGATATTAGATTGAGATTCCAACCTTCACAAAGTCCCGACATGAACGTTCTCGATCTTGGGTTTTTCAGGTCTATACAATCATTACAGCACAAAGAGGCGCCCACTACTGTTGGCGAACTTTTATCGGCTGTGGATAAACATTTAATGAATTATGGGCACAAACTCTGA